From one Nycticebus coucang isolate mNycCou1 chromosome 14, mNycCou1.pri, whole genome shotgun sequence genomic stretch:
- the C14H11orf97 gene encoding uncharacterized protein C11orf97 homolog produces MATETPLGPGCARRSRAGHSPGARRRPRSMRVEEAVMVTAAMAPEAGRDREQPGQPAGLGCGARGEPGPGCPQEPDKQWKKFLYCEPHKRIKEVMEEELYIKRDECRVKNPSAAALEGIWSIKRNLPVGGLKPGLPSRNSLLPQAKYYSRHGGLRR; encoded by the exons ATGGCAACCGAGACGCCGCTCGGTCCCGGCTGCGCGCGGCGGAGCAGAGCAGGCCACAGCCCCGGGGCGCGCAGGAGACCGCGTAGCATGAGGGTGGAGGAGGCCGTGATGGTGACCGCGGCAATGGCACCCGAGGCGGGTCGCGACAGGGAGCAGCCTGGGCAGCCCGCGGGGCTGGGGTGCGGGGCGCGCGGAGAACCCGGCCCGGGCTGCCCGCAGGAGCCGGACAAACAGT GGAAGAAATTTTTATATTGTGAACCACATAAGAGAATTAAGGAAGTAATGGAAGAAGAACTTTATATAAAGAGAGATGAATGCCGCGTTAAAAACCCATCTGCAG CTGCCCTGGAAGGGATCTGGAGCATTAAAAGGAATCTCCCTGTGGGAGGCTTGAAGCCAGGACTGCCAAGCAGAAACAGTTTACTGCCACAAGCCAAGTACTATTCAAGACACGGAGGGCTGAGAA GATAA